The following proteins come from a genomic window of Candidatus Protochlamydia phocaeensis:
- a CDS encoding CPBP family intramembrane glutamic endopeptidase, whose product MNVNPQSMPQAEQLSFTARYVYPVISHPLSRQIYRIVAEAVKIVASVAFLDMMVKRLFNKDNGVDLRLSLFLAVSGPIFEEIFFRGVIQGGIALCQTGWHKFVVRREPTEDELRIQRTVRVRLSAVIFTFTHLINLRSNVTYKLIQMAFCYTSGLAYGYLSDKYKTVSFSILGHGFHNIISIYIRSGPTSLRRLCIGISILNLAAIYVLGTTNIGEYMAGCVGNALGACAAMPRRLVSWLNPPASASHEATALA is encoded by the coding sequence GTGAATGTGAATCCCCAATCGATGCCGCAAGCGGAACAATTATCTTTTACAGCTCGTTATGTTTATCCGGTGATCAGTCATCCCCTTAGCCGGCAGATCTACCGGATTGTTGCGGAAGCAGTCAAGATTGTGGCAAGCGTCGCATTCTTAGATATGATGGTCAAACGTCTGTTCAATAAGGATAATGGGGTTGATCTTAGGTTGAGCTTGTTCCTTGCTGTCTCAGGGCCAATTTTTGAAGAAATTTTCTTTAGAGGGGTTATACAAGGGGGAATTGCATTGTGCCAAACAGGCTGGCATAAATTTGTTGTACGAAGGGAGCCGACCGAGGATGAATTGCGTATACAGCGCACTGTCCGTGTACGCTTGTCAGCCGTTATTTTTACGTTCACTCACTTGATCAATCTTCGCTCTAATGTAACTTATAAGCTTATACAAATGGCTTTTTGCTATACAAGCGGATTGGCGTATGGCTACTTAAGCGATAAATATAAAACTGTTTCGTTTTCCATTCTCGGTCATGGTTTCCATAATATTATTTCTATCTACATTCGCTCTGGTCCAACGTCCCTTAGACGGCTTTGTATAGGTATTTCGATCCTTAATTTGGCGGCAATCTATGTGTTAGGGACAACTAATATCGGAGAGTATATGGCAGGATGTGTTGGCAATGCGCTTGGAGCCTGTGCTGCTATGCCGCGGCGCTTAGTTTCGTGGCTGAATCCGCCAGCTTCTGCCTCCCATGAGGCAACTGCACTGGCCTAA
- a CDS encoding cyclase family protein, whose product MQTNQQTQQGLSFWPLLQKLHKGTFVDLTHAFDPHIPHFETAVPMEVEDVSTHKDKGIWVQRFHFEGQWGTHVDAPAHFCEGLRTVAQIPLQEMILPLVVVDIHDKVAGNPDYILLVDDLLTWENQYGRIPKGAFVALRTDWSKHWPDDAAMHNRDEKGVSRTPGWGLDALAYLYEDCEVTATGHETIDPDPGFRAKETNWACERYILNLNHYQIELLTNLDRCPPTGAIVICTFPKPSRASGFPARVIAICP is encoded by the coding sequence ATGCAAACTAACCAACAGACTCAGCAAGGCCTCTCCTTTTGGCCTTTGCTTCAAAAGCTGCACAAAGGAACATTCGTGGATTTAACGCATGCCTTTGATCCGCATATCCCCCATTTTGAGACGGCCGTTCCAATGGAAGTAGAAGATGTCTCTACGCATAAAGACAAAGGCATTTGGGTGCAGCGCTTTCACTTTGAAGGGCAATGGGGAACGCACGTGGATGCTCCCGCCCATTTTTGCGAGGGCCTGCGTACAGTTGCACAAATTCCTCTACAAGAGATGATTCTGCCTTTGGTCGTTGTCGACATCCATGATAAAGTGGCCGGAAATCCAGACTATATCTTGCTCGTCGATGATTTGCTTACGTGGGAAAATCAATACGGTAGAATTCCAAAAGGCGCTTTTGTCGCTTTGCGCACGGACTGGAGCAAGCATTGGCCTGATGATGCAGCCATGCATAACCGCGATGAAAAAGGCGTATCGCGTACGCCGGGATGGGGCTTGGATGCCCTGGCCTATTTGTACGAAGATTGCGAAGTAACGGCAACGGGGCATGAGACCATCGATCCGGATCCGGGCTTTCGCGCCAAGGAGACCAATTGGGCTTGCGAACGCTATATCTTAAATCTCAATCACTACCAGATCGAGCTTTTGACTAATTTAGACCGCTGCCCTCCAACGGGAGCGATCGTCATCTGCACATTCCCGAAACCGTCCCGTGCTTCCGGATTTCCCGCGCGCGTCATTGCCATCTGCCCTTAA
- a CDS encoding alpha/beta fold hydrolase → MMSKNYLWTESGMRLQLIKSQAGKPYQWLFLPGGPGIGSEYFSGLTYALNVPGSIWHMDLPGSGSNRRDMGGSLVEKWGEALLEAVKCLENVILVGHSFGGMLILSLPELEKHLKGLILLNTSPGCHLEASWKSGLENGLPDMADSYRRYIANPSEETMKMHCKDAIPYWFTHQAWKTGLNMIEDVPLNHRAYQAGEAFFKAYEAKWVPHSLKTLVICAEKDFVMPSYLFKESARFQLPSIWVVEVNEAGHFPWIENAKMVAHYFQQYVEWLL, encoded by the coding sequence ATGATGTCAAAAAATTATTTATGGACAGAGTCTGGGATGCGGCTACAGTTAATTAAATCTCAAGCCGGCAAGCCTTATCAATGGCTTTTTTTACCAGGCGGTCCAGGGATTGGCTCTGAGTATTTTTCCGGATTAACATATGCGCTCAATGTTCCGGGGAGTATTTGGCATATGGATTTACCGGGCAGCGGTTCTAATCGGCGCGACATGGGGGGCTCGCTTGTTGAAAAATGGGGAGAAGCGCTTCTGGAAGCAGTCAAGTGTCTAGAAAACGTGATCTTAGTGGGGCATTCCTTTGGAGGCATGCTTATTCTGTCCCTTCCGGAACTGGAAAAGCATTTAAAGGGATTGATTTTGCTGAACACATCTCCCGGCTGCCATCTTGAAGCGTCTTGGAAAAGCGGATTAGAAAATGGATTGCCTGATATGGCAGACAGCTATCGACGCTATATAGCCAATCCAAGTGAAGAGACAATGAAAATGCATTGTAAGGACGCCATTCCCTATTGGTTTACGCATCAAGCGTGGAAAACAGGGCTTAACATGATTGAGGATGTTCCTCTCAATCATCGGGCTTACCAAGCAGGAGAGGCTTTTTTTAAAGCTTATGAAGCGAAGTGGGTTCCTCATTCCCTAAAGACCCTGGTTATCTGCGCAGAGAAAGACTTTGTCATGCCTTCTTATCTCTTCAAAGAAAGCGCCCGCTTTCAGCTTCCCTCCATTTGGGTGGTGGAGGTTAATGAAGCTGGGCATTTTCCATGGATTGAAAACGCGAAAATGGTCGCCCATTATTTTCAGCAGTATGTGGAGTGGCTATTATGA
- a CDS encoding Hsp20/alpha crystallin family protein, translating into MRCCRHDQRYMLLLQSSRSSCGDWQREKFSFMMGQAYWHPAGDVYETDSKIYLTLELAGIDAEKLEISLYTDALVIKGQRSIPLPEKKGNYHQAEIRQGPFCFELPLNSPVDSETVDLFYEKGFLSIVLRKQEVKS; encoded by the coding sequence ATGCGTTGCTGCCGTCACGACCAACGTTATATGTTGTTGCTCCAATCAAGCCGCTCAAGCTGCGGCGATTGGCAGAGAGAGAAATTTAGTTTCATGATGGGGCAAGCCTATTGGCACCCTGCCGGTGATGTATATGAAACGGATTCCAAAATTTATCTCACTTTAGAACTCGCAGGCATTGATGCGGAGAAGCTAGAAATTTCTCTTTATACAGATGCCTTGGTGATTAAAGGCCAGCGCTCTATTCCCCTTCCCGAGAAAAAAGGAAACTACCATCAGGCAGAAATTAGACAGGGCCCCTTTTGCTTTGAGCTTCCTTTGAATAGTCCTGTAGACTCAGAAACTGTCGATTTATTTTATGAAAAAGGTTTTCTTTCTATTGTGCTGAGAAAGCAGGAGGTTAAATCATGA
- the lon gene encoding endopeptidase La, which yields MTLDSQTTVNPPQQFPESLPVLPLRGAVVFPQVLLPLVVGQTASIQLVDEAMRNNRLIFLVAQQNEKADLAQQKDLYKVGTISIIHRLMRTSDGSLRLMVQGLERARLVEMTASDPYFVGRIEVLPEKHSPAENLEGLRIAIINLLKHLIGLIEELSDEVIDTFENISDPVQLTYLVSLTIPFSINVRQAILELDPVEAKLQRLIQALQHEVAVREIGRKIVSETQERMSKAQRDYFLREQVRSIQQELGEGGEQAEVSELSRRLEEAQLPEEAKKEADRELSRLSTMPAASAEYGMIRSYLDWIAGLPWNKMTGNIIDVRHAHQVLNEDHYDLEKIKDRILEYLAVKRLRQERSPPSAASPPPTSTPNGNPIPASSLEDALIREPILCFVGPPGVGKTSLGQSIARALGRKFVRISLGGVHDEAEIRGHRRTYIGAMPGRIIQAVRRAGTRDAVIMLDEIDKVGSDWRGDPSSALLEVLDPAQNQAFVDNYLGVAFDLSQILFITTANTLDTISGPLLDRMEVLRLSGYTDEEKIHIAQQYLIPKQIRAHGLRKEEISFDPEAIRLIARGYTREAGVRNLDREIAAICRKVARELAEGRQGSVHITPELVKVYLRQPIFFDEVAERTSRPGVATGLAWTPTGGDVLFVEATMMASHHEQLILTGMLGDVMRESAQAALSFVRSNPQLLAVQPSIFEGKTFHLHVPAGAVPKDGPSAGVTMATALASLISNRLIKNDVAMTGEITLRGKVLPVGGIKEKVLAAHRAGIKTIILPRHNERDLEEVPKELRRSLQFVFADTIEDVWTHALELLPTLDPKTILKADL from the coding sequence ATGACATTAGACTCGCAAACTACCGTTAATCCTCCTCAACAATTCCCCGAATCCCTGCCCGTTCTTCCGCTAAGAGGAGCTGTAGTTTTCCCTCAAGTTTTGCTGCCCTTAGTTGTCGGACAAACGGCTTCTATTCAACTTGTCGACGAGGCCATGCGCAATAATCGTCTGATCTTTCTTGTCGCACAGCAAAACGAAAAAGCAGATTTGGCCCAACAAAAAGACCTCTACAAAGTAGGCACCATTTCCATCATTCATCGTTTAATGCGCACCTCTGACGGAAGCTTACGCTTGATGGTTCAAGGGCTAGAGCGCGCGCGCTTGGTAGAGATGACAGCAAGCGATCCTTATTTTGTGGGGCGAATCGAGGTGCTTCCGGAAAAGCATTCACCGGCTGAAAATTTGGAAGGATTAAGGATTGCGATCATTAACCTTCTCAAACATTTGATTGGACTCATTGAAGAGCTGTCAGATGAAGTCATTGATACCTTTGAGAATATTTCAGATCCCGTTCAATTGACCTATCTTGTTTCTTTGACCATCCCCTTTTCAATAAATGTACGCCAGGCGATTCTTGAGCTCGATCCAGTCGAGGCTAAATTACAAAGGCTTATCCAGGCCTTGCAGCATGAAGTGGCGGTCCGCGAAATAGGCCGCAAGATTGTTTCTGAAACGCAAGAGCGCATGTCAAAAGCGCAGCGCGATTATTTTTTGCGCGAACAAGTTCGATCTATTCAACAAGAGCTGGGAGAAGGAGGCGAACAAGCAGAAGTCAGCGAACTGAGCAGGCGCCTTGAGGAGGCACAGCTTCCTGAAGAAGCTAAAAAGGAAGCCGATCGCGAACTTTCGCGCTTGTCGACCATGCCGGCGGCATCGGCTGAATATGGCATGATCAGATCCTATTTGGATTGGATAGCCGGCTTGCCTTGGAACAAAATGACGGGAAATATCATCGATGTCCGCCATGCCCACCAAGTGTTGAATGAAGATCACTATGACCTTGAAAAAATTAAGGACCGCATTTTGGAATATCTGGCCGTCAAACGCCTAAGACAGGAGCGCAGCCCTCCATCGGCAGCTTCTCCCCCCCCTACTTCCACGCCCAACGGCAATCCTATCCCCGCCTCTAGCCTAGAAGATGCCCTTATTCGCGAGCCCATCCTTTGCTTTGTCGGACCGCCCGGAGTCGGAAAAACCAGCCTAGGCCAATCCATCGCCCGTGCGCTTGGTCGCAAATTTGTGCGCATTTCCCTAGGAGGCGTGCACGATGAAGCGGAAATACGGGGGCATCGCCGCACATATATCGGCGCCATGCCCGGCCGCATCATCCAAGCCGTCAGGCGTGCAGGAACGCGCGATGCAGTTATCATGCTCGATGAGATCGACAAAGTAGGCTCCGATTGGAGGGGCGATCCTTCTTCAGCTTTATTGGAAGTATTAGATCCCGCCCAAAATCAAGCCTTTGTCGACAATTATTTAGGAGTCGCTTTTGACCTCTCTCAAATCCTCTTTATTACGACTGCCAATACGCTGGATACCATCTCCGGGCCTTTGTTGGATCGCATGGAAGTCCTGCGCTTATCCGGCTATACCGATGAGGAAAAAATTCATATCGCCCAGCAATATTTAATTCCCAAGCAAATTCGAGCGCATGGTTTAAGAAAAGAAGAAATCTCTTTTGACCCCGAAGCCATCCGTTTGATTGCCAGAGGATATACACGGGAAGCCGGCGTGCGCAACCTCGATCGCGAAATAGCCGCCATCTGCCGCAAAGTCGCCCGTGAGCTGGCAGAAGGACGTCAAGGGTCCGTCCACATCACTCCTGAACTTGTTAAAGTCTATCTGCGCCAGCCGATCTTCTTCGACGAAGTCGCCGAGCGTACAAGCCGTCCAGGCGTTGCCACAGGCCTTGCCTGGACTCCCACAGGAGGGGATGTCTTATTTGTAGAAGCTACCATGATGGCCAGCCATCACGAACAGTTGATTCTAACAGGCATGCTGGGTGATGTCATGCGCGAAAGCGCTCAAGCCGCCCTTTCCTTTGTCCGCTCTAATCCTCAGCTGCTCGCTGTCCAGCCTTCTATTTTCGAAGGCAAAACCTTTCACTTGCATGTTCCTGCAGGTGCCGTCCCCAAAGACGGCCCTTCGGCCGGCGTAACAATGGCCACAGCGCTGGCTTCCTTGATCAGTAACCGGCTCATCAAAAATGACGTCGCCATGACAGGCGAAATTACCTTGAGGGGAAAAGTCTTACCAGTCGGAGGGATCAAGGAAAAAGTCTTAGCCGCCCACCGCGCAGGGATTAAAACCATTATTCTTCCCCGCCATAACGAACGCGATCTGGAGGAAGTTCCCAAAGAGCTGCGGCGCTCTCTGCAATTCGTCTTTGCTGATACCATTGAAGACGTATGGACGCATGCCCTAGAGCTTTTGCCTACATTGGATCCCAAAACCATTTTAAAGGCAGATCTCTAA
- a CDS encoding hydroxymethylglutaryl-CoA lyase yields MNSLRLMSMEPSYAYPGMTFLNQIYRQINFLQSSKGKVEVLDTTMRDGLQSSHSMPTAIKIKAIGQLVEAGVSSLEIGSLVNPKQVPNMKNTPEVIKGLKHIEGIKKWVLTPNSKGLEIALNLGVRHISMPTSVSETFNRKNIHSSVEESLQQMSLMVQQRKETGGMRFRVYLSCCPICPEEGEMPIAKIADLAYRLFEMNVDEIIPSDTVGKASPKQIRDMLTAIKERGVPIERIGLHVHGKGERVFKNIEEALESGVRLFDSSLGYLGGCPIVKQAQGNIPTEELVPFLHGLGYETGIDADRLLAIRQFVLDHLTFV; encoded by the coding sequence ATGAATTCACTGCGTTTAATGTCAATGGAACCTAGTTATGCTTATCCGGGCATGACCTTTTTGAATCAGATTTATAGGCAAATCAATTTCCTCCAATCAAGCAAGGGGAAAGTAGAAGTTTTAGATACAACGATGCGGGATGGGCTGCAATCCTCTCATTCTATGCCTACAGCTATTAAGATTAAGGCTATCGGCCAATTAGTGGAAGCCGGGGTATCCAGCTTAGAAATTGGGAGCTTGGTCAATCCAAAACAAGTTCCTAATATGAAGAATACCCCTGAAGTAATTAAAGGGCTTAAACACATAGAAGGAATAAAGAAATGGGTGTTGACGCCGAATAGCAAGGGATTGGAAATAGCGCTTAATTTGGGAGTTCGGCATATCTCCATGCCCACCTCGGTCTCTGAGACTTTTAATCGGAAAAACATCCATTCTTCTGTCGAGGAATCTTTGCAGCAAATGAGCTTGATGGTTCAGCAAAGAAAGGAAACAGGGGGAATGCGCTTTCGCGTTTATCTCTCATGCTGTCCCATTTGTCCTGAAGAAGGAGAAATGCCTATTGCAAAAATTGCCGATCTTGCCTATCGCTTATTCGAGATGAACGTTGACGAAATTATTCCAAGTGATACTGTGGGCAAAGCCTCTCCTAAGCAGATAAGAGATATGCTGACCGCGATTAAGGAGAGGGGAGTGCCTATCGAACGCATAGGATTGCACGTGCATGGAAAAGGGGAACGAGTCTTCAAAAATATAGAAGAAGCATTGGAATCCGGTGTGCGTCTCTTTGATTCGTCTTTAGGATATTTGGGGGGATGCCCTATTGTCAAACAAGCTCAAGGAAATATTCCCACAGAAGAGCTCGTCCCTTTCTTGCATGGATTGGGATATGAAACAGGCATTGATGCAGATAGGCTTCTTGCTATTCGGCAATTCGTTCTAGACCATTTAACTTTTGTTTAA